One Streptomyces sp. NBC_01217 genomic region harbors:
- a CDS encoding ABC transporter ATP-binding protein → MTELSKSGAAVGEPVASASPSPDAFLDVRDLKVHFPTDDGLVKSVDGLSFTLEKGKTLGIVGESGSGKSVTSLGIMGLHTAGQYGKRKAQLSGEIWLNGKELLSADPDEVRRLRGRDMAMIFQDPLSALHPYYTIGKQIVEAYRVHHDVDKKTARKRAIEMLDRVGIPQPDKRVDSYPHEFSGGMRQRAMIAMSLVNNPELLIADEPTTALDVTVQAQILDLIRDLQKEFGSAVIIITHDLGVVAELADDILVMYGGRCIERGPAEKVFYEPRHPYTWGLLGSMPRLDREQTDRLIPVKGSPPSLINIPSGCAFNPRCPYADLPKDDVTRTVRPELQEVGSRHSAACHLSQEQRERIWTEEIAPKL, encoded by the coding sequence ATGACCGAGCTGAGCAAGAGCGGAGCCGCCGTGGGCGAGCCGGTCGCCTCCGCCTCGCCCTCCCCCGACGCCTTCCTCGACGTACGCGATCTGAAGGTGCACTTCCCGACCGACGACGGCCTGGTCAAGTCCGTCGACGGGCTCAGTTTCACGCTGGAGAAGGGCAAGACCCTCGGCATCGTGGGCGAGTCCGGCTCCGGCAAGTCCGTGACCTCGCTCGGCATCATGGGCCTGCACACCGCCGGCCAGTACGGCAAGCGCAAGGCCCAGCTCTCCGGCGAGATCTGGCTGAACGGCAAGGAACTGCTGTCCGCCGACCCCGACGAGGTGCGCAGGCTGCGCGGCCGCGACATGGCCATGATCTTCCAGGACCCGCTGTCCGCGCTGCACCCGTACTACACGATCGGCAAGCAGATCGTGGAGGCGTACCGCGTCCACCACGACGTGGACAAGAAGACCGCCCGCAAGCGCGCGATCGAGATGCTCGACCGGGTCGGCATCCCGCAGCCCGACAAGCGCGTCGACAGCTACCCGCACGAGTTCTCCGGCGGGATGCGCCAGCGCGCGATGATCGCCATGTCGCTGGTCAACAACCCCGAGCTGCTGATCGCGGACGAGCCGACGACCGCGCTGGACGTGACCGTCCAGGCGCAGATCCTCGACCTGATCCGGGACCTGCAGAAGGAGTTCGGCTCCGCGGTCATCATCATCACCCACGACCTGGGCGTCGTGGCCGAGCTCGCCGACGACATCCTGGTGATGTACGGCGGGCGCTGCATCGAGCGCGGACCGGCCGAGAAGGTGTTCTACGAGCCCCGGCACCCCTACACCTGGGGTCTGCTGGGTTCCATGCCGCGCCTGGACCGGGAACAGACCGATCGGCTCATCCCGGTCAAGGGCTCCCCGCCCTCGCTCATCAACATCCCGTCGGGGTGCGCCTTCAACCCGCGCTGCCCCTACGCGGATCTGCCCAAGGACGACGTCACCCGCACCGTACGGCCCGAGCTGCAGGAGGTCGGCAGCCGGCACTCGGCCGCCTGCCACCTGTCGCAGGAGCAGCGGGAGCGTATCTGGACCGAAGAGATTGCGCCCAAGCTGTGA
- a CDS encoding ABC transporter ATP-binding protein: MTSQDKSVDVPAQRASAKGASPEVLLKVTGLQKHFPIRKGLLQRNAGAVKAVDGIDFEVHAGETLGVVGESGCGKSTMGRLITRLLEPSAGSIEFEGRDITHLGVGGMRPMRRDMQMIFQDPYSSLNPRHTIGTIVSAPFKLQGVKPEGGVKKEVQRLLEVVGLNPEHYNRYPHEFSGGQRQRIGIARALALNPKLVVADEPVSALDVSIQAQVVNLLDDLQTELGLTYVIIAHDLSVVRHVSDRIAVMYLGKIVELADRESLYKAPMHPYTKALLSAVPIPDPRRRSAKSERILLKGDVPSPISPPSGCRFHTRCWKATEICKTQEPPLVALKTGHQVACHHPENAPDQVPGETVTAEAREAIEIVTVGEPEAVEVVESASASASASDEDVAESASDDGAASSGKPEDSPKE; encoded by the coding sequence GTGACGAGCCAGGACAAGAGCGTTGACGTTCCGGCGCAGCGGGCCTCCGCGAAGGGTGCCTCCCCGGAGGTGCTGCTCAAGGTGACCGGGCTGCAGAAGCACTTCCCCATCAGGAAGGGCCTGCTCCAGCGCAACGCCGGTGCCGTGAAGGCCGTCGACGGGATCGACTTCGAGGTGCACGCGGGCGAGACCCTGGGTGTCGTCGGGGAGTCCGGCTGCGGAAAGTCGACGATGGGCCGGCTGATCACCCGGCTGCTCGAACCCAGCGCGGGGAGCATCGAGTTCGAGGGGAGGGACATCACGCACCTCGGCGTGGGCGGCATGCGCCCGATGCGCCGGGACATGCAGATGATCTTCCAGGACCCGTACTCCTCGCTGAACCCCCGGCACACGATCGGCACGATCGTCAGCGCTCCCTTCAAGCTCCAGGGCGTCAAGCCCGAGGGCGGCGTCAAGAAGGAGGTGCAGCGGCTGCTGGAGGTCGTGGGCCTCAACCCCGAGCACTACAACCGCTACCCGCACGAGTTCTCCGGCGGTCAGCGCCAGCGCATCGGGATCGCCCGCGCGCTCGCGCTCAACCCCAAGCTGGTCGTGGCGGACGAGCCGGTGTCGGCGCTGGACGTCTCGATCCAGGCGCAGGTGGTGAACCTGCTCGACGACCTCCAGACCGAGCTGGGTCTGACGTACGTGATCATCGCCCATGACCTCTCGGTCGTCCGGCACGTCTCGGACCGGATCGCGGTGATGTACCTCGGCAAGATCGTGGAGCTGGCCGACCGCGAGTCGCTGTACAAGGCGCCGATGCACCCGTACACCAAGGCGCTGCTCTCGGCGGTCCCGATCCCGGACCCGAGGCGGCGTTCGGCCAAGAGCGAGCGCATTCTGCTGAAGGGCGACGTGCCGTCGCCGATCTCGCCGCCCAGCGGCTGCCGCTTCCACACCCGGTGCTGGAAGGCGACGGAGATCTGCAAGACGCAGGAGCCGCCGCTGGTCGCGCTGAAGACCGGGCACCAGGTGGCCTGCCACCACCCGGAGAACGCGCCCGACCAGGTCCCGGGCGAGACGGTGACGGCGGAGGCACGGGAGGCGATCGAGATCGTCACGGTGGGCGAGCCGGAGGCCGTCGAGGTCGTCGAATCCGCTTCCGCTTCCGCTTCCGCTTCCGACGAGGACGTCGCCGAGTCCGCTTCCGACGACGGCGCCGCGTCGTCCGGAAAGCCGGAGGACAGCCCCAAGGAGTAG